Proteins from a single region of Pseudorasbora parva isolate DD20220531a chromosome 22, ASM2467924v1, whole genome shotgun sequence:
- the plekhg5a gene encoding pleckstrin homology domain-containing family G member 5 isoform X4 yields the protein MLNFRQRTWNVPSISTFPEVPGGMLIHYSPLNELPRIHAHRPHTAGLVAARVQRFEARDAPPASPTSVATLTPPNSPSYPPGDNKQEVKGQARRRKNMPEFLGDATVPNQDSVSQLSGSLPGSITGTDRWRNRAASRFSGLFSSNSGNGSLGKECDRVEQLQSKLYSYTMFGLPKMPPQLSFHRDSWEEEPNLELEESWKQLLENPEILTRRQCHQQEAIWELLQTESDYIKKLHVITDLFLCGLLNLQESGLLSEVEPVRLFSNIQDIVQLHTSLWAEVMLPALEKARQKRTVLDPTELHQGFSTFGFRFKPYIHYCMEEEGCMEYMRTLLKDNELFRTYVTWAETHKQCNRLKLTDMLVKPHQRLTKYPLLLKSVLKKTDDPPTREAISRMVAAVECFINSVDSQMRQREEKQKLAAIAGRIEAYEAVEGASEEVERILREYNNFDLTAPVMGAPPEEIRQLLLEGALKMKEGKESRMDVYCFLFTDVLLITKPVKRVEKVKVIRQPLVIHNVVCRELKDPGSFLLIYLNEFHCAVASYCFQANSGTQGRSWIEAIYNAQNQLQRLRSESQRDDTDDRDEDETESSMSTSSSPSLQHREPLDKSLSPSPSHSDGSTETLSVAAMDEADEVGSLSAVQTALLKNSLLSESSSLRDSFSTSDSKTLEVLGDLVTTDLDAESRSLSIDSAYGTLSPQSLITELDLKGAVCQSEGEETDAGEEEEAFEDDEDGDEEDSITWNGSQITVNESYVLDHDHANNKELGQKNDFSGMSQVMGCRSLTLRRRSPVQPRPDYLQHFTLRSRSEDDLLQCLTGPLRPSGRNNVSKSLTHLAKHTSHSSELFQMDEEGLWEDPKALSSKLTNTLMRAEAKHVQRTLSCPNGQADCEITEIETLPSGGLEEKSDLVHSQQPHQQHKKLTVAQLHRIRATMVLNSTLTASEV from the exons ATGCTGAATTTCCGTCAGAGGACGTGGAATGTGCCCAGCATTTCAACGTTCCCAGAGGTTCCAGGTGGAATGCTGATCCACTACAGTCCTCTGAATGAGCTTCCCCGGATTCATGCCCACAGACCTCATACTGCGGGGTTGGTGGCGGCCCGCGTGCAGCGCTTCGAAGCTAGGGACGCGCCACCTGCCAGCCCCACAAGTGTGGCTACACTTACCCCTCCTAACAGCCCCTCGTATCCACCGGGAGATAATAAACAAGAGGTCAAG GGTCAAGCGCGTCGGCGAAAGAACATGCCGGAGTTTCTGGGTGATGCCACCGTCCCGAATCAGGACTCCGTATCCCAGTTGAGTGGTTCTCTCCCTGGATCTATAACGGGTACAGACCGCTGGAGGAACCGCGCCGCCAGCCGTTTCAGCGGCCTCTTCAGCTCCAACTCAGGAAACGGCTCTCTTGGGAAG GAGTGTGATCGTGTGGAACAGCTGCAGAGTAAGCTATACTCATACACTATGTTCGGATTACCCAAGATGCCCCCGCAACTCTCGTTCCACAGAGACTCATGGGAAGAGGAGCCCAACCTGGAGCTAGAAGAAAGCTGGAAGCAACTTTTGGAGAATCCTGAG ATTTTAACCAGACGTCAGTGCCATCAGCAAGAGGCCATATGGGAGCTGCTGCAGACCGAGTCAGACTACATCAAGAAACTGCACGTCATTACCGAT CTGTTTCTATGTGGCCTGCTGAACCTCCAGGAGAGCGGTTTACTAAGTGAAGTCGAACCTGTGCGTCTCTTCAGTAACATTCAGGACATTGTGCAACTGCATACATCCCTGTGGGCTGAGGTCATGTTGCCGGCACTAGAGAAAGCCAGACAGAAAAGAACAGTGCTTGACCCCACTGAACTACATCAGGGCTTCAGTACT TTTGGTTTCCGATTCAAGCCCTACATCCATTACTGCATGGAAGAAGAGGGCTGTATGGAGTACATGCGCACTTTACTGAAAGACAACGAGCTCTTCAGGACATACGTAACT TGGGCAGAAACCCATAAACAGTGCAACCGGCTAAAGCTGACAGACATGTTAGTGAAGCCTCATCAAAGACTTACTAAATACCCACTGTTGCTCAAGAGTGTGCTGAAAAAGACTGATGACCCGCCAACTCGTGAGGCCATTAGCAGAATG GTGGCTGCTGTTGAATGCTTCATTAACAGTGTGGACTCACAAATGAGACAGCGGGAGGAAAAACAGAAGCTGGCTGCCATCGCTGGACGTATAGAGGCATATGAGGCCGTGGAGGGGGCCAGTGAGGAAGTAGAGAGG ATCCTTAGGGAATATAATAACTTTGACCTGACCGCTCCAGTGATGGGCGCCCCACCTGAAGAGATCCGTCAACTACTCCTAGAGGGGGCTCTGAAGATGAAGGAGGGTAAAGAGAGCAGG ATGGATGTGTACTGTTTCCTGTTCACCGACGTTTTGTTGATTACCAAGCCGGTGAAGCGTGTGGAGAAAGTAAAGGTGATCCGGCAGCCTCTCGTCATCCATAACGTAGTGTGTCGAGAGCTGAAAGACCCAGGAAGCTTCCTCCTTATCTACCTCAATGAGTTTCACTGTGCAGTGGCCTCCTATTGCTTTCAGGCCAACAGTGGCACTCAGGGCCGCAGCTGGATTGAGGCCATCTACAACGCACAG AACCAGCTTCAGAGACTTCGCTCCGAGTCCCAGAGAGATGACACAGATGACAGAGATGAGGATGAGACGGAAAGCAGCATGTCTACCTCCAGCTCTCCATCACTACAGCACAGAGAACCTCTAGACAAGAG CCTCTCTCCTTCACCAAGTCACTCCGATGGCTCCACGGAAACCCTTTCAGTGGCTGCCATGGACGAAGCGGATGAGGTTGGGTCCTTGTCAGCTGTTCAGACTGCATTGTTAAAAAATTCCCTGCTGTCTGAATCTTCAAGCTTGCGGGATTCCTTCTCTACTAGTGACAGCAAAACTCTGGAAGTTTTGGGGGATTTGGTCACAACGGACTTAGATGCAGAAAGTCGCTCTCTTTCTATAGACAGTGCATATGGAACTCTCTCACCTCAGTCACTGATCACAGAACTTGATTTAAAGGGAGCGGTTTGCCAGAGCGAGGGAGAGGAGACCGATGCAGGGGAGGAAGAGGAGGCATTTGAGGATGATGAAGATGGTGACGAGGAGGATTCCATAACCTGGAATGGCTCCCAAATTACTGTAAATGAGTCCTATGTTTTAGACCATGACCATGCTAACAATAAGGAGCTCGGGCAGAAGAATGACTTTTCTGGGATGTCTCAGGTCATGGGTTGTCGTTCCCTAACACTGCGGCGCCGTTCGCCCGTCCAGCCCCGCCCAGACTACTTGCAGCACTTTACCCTCAGGTCACGCTCCGAGGATGACCTCCTTCAATGCCTCACCGGTCCTCTCCGCCCCTCTGGCAGGAACAATGTAAGCAAGAGCTTGACACACCTCGCCAAACACACGTCTCACAGCTCAGAGTTATTCCAGATGGACGAGGAAGGCCTCTGGGAGGATCCAAAAGCATTGTCGAGCAAACTGACGAACACTCTTATGAGAGCAGAGGCCAAGCATGTGCAAAGGACCCTCAGCTGCCCCAATGGCCAGGCAGACTGTGAGATTACAGAGATTGAGACACTCCCCTCTGGTGGTCTGGAGGAAAAGAGTGACTTGGTGCATTCCCAGCAGCCACATCAGCAGCATAAAAAACTGACGGTAGCTCAGTTACACAGGATACGTGCTACCATGGTGCTCAATTCAACACTGACAGCATC GGAAGTTTAA